The nucleotide window GCGGTGAGGTCGCGCGTCCCGGGGTCGGCGAGGATGCGGTCATCTATGGTATGGCGCCGGTAGCTGCGCGGGGCGTTGACGTCTCCGGGCCCGAAGCGCTTGCCGTAGTCGATGGTCGCCAGATACCCGCACTCCATGCGCTGAGCGACCTGGCCCAGCCACGGCCGGGCTTCCAGGCAGACGGCGTGCCTTTGCCCTTCCTCAAGAGAGGCGGCCAGGGCCTGGGCATGGGGTTCCAGAGCCCGGGTCGACAGGGCGCCCAGGACCGCGGCTCCGGAGCCGTCGGTGTAGAGCTCCTGGACGCGGCCGCGGCGCTTCTCCAGGACATGAAAGGGCAGGGCGTCGACCAGCTCGTTGGAGAGGAAGACCCCCCGGAAGACCGGCGCTTCGTTGAGACGCTCGCAGCCCAGGACGCGCCCGGGCATGTCCTCGAATCCGGCCAGGCTCTCCAGCAGGCGGGCGCGGCTGCGCTCCACCAGGACCCAGCAGAGCTCGGCCTCCAGGTCCGGGCGCTCCCGCCGCAGGCCTTCGCGCAACTGGTGTGCCAGAAGTCCCGCGCCGGAGCCCATCTCCACGACGGTGTAGGGCGGTGGGACGCTGCGGGAGCGCAGTCCGTCGAGCCAGCGCGCCAGGGCCCGGGACAGCGCCCAACCGAAGGCGGGATGCAGCTCCGGCGCCGTGTAGAAGTGCTCGGCCGGACGGCGCCGGGAGTAGAATCCCCGTTCTGGATGGTACAGGGCCGTCTCGCAGAAATCCCGGAATGTGCGCAGACCCTTGCCTTCCGCCGACGGCGGCGGGCAAGGGTGGCTTGCGGTCTTGGCGCGCTCCAGGGTTCCCATTACATCCCGGCGGCCGGACCTGAGCCCGGCCGCGAGACTCTTTGCTGTCCGTCTCTGAACGGTGGGATGCTACTGCAGGTCTTCGGCGCCGAGGGTCTTCTTCTTTCCATCGGCCTTCACGCGCTCGATGGAGGCGCCGATCATGGCGTTGATCTTGGTGGAAAGGGCTTCCACGTAGTCGCCGCCGGTCCTGAACCCGGCGTCCTTGACCATCTTCTTGACCTTGCTGACCACGACGAGAACCTCGGACATGTATCCTCCTGGAAAATTTCGGCGTTGTTCAAGAAAGGCGATATATATAATGAAATACGGAAGGAAGTGTCAAATTTCGTGCTAAAACGGATGGCCACCCCAACGGAACCGGCGCCCCCTTATAGGGGGCGCCGGTTGCGCCTCGCCGAAGGCGAGGCGCTCGGGTTATTTGTCGGCTGGAAGAAGGTCCTTCAAGCCCGCAGCCTGGGCCGGTTCCAGCTCCACGGCCCGCGTCGCGTCCTGGCCGGCCTGCCGGCGCCGGCGCAGCGCGAGGCTGACGCGGGCGCGCAAGGCGAAGAAGGCGCCGTTCTTGGGATTCAGCAGGATGGCCCGGTCCATGTCCGCGAAGGCCTCGGCCGCGCGGTGCAGGGCCAGCAGGGCCGCGGCGCGGTTGGCGTAGGCTGGGGCGAGGTCCGGGGCGAGCTTGAGCGCGCGGCCCAAATAATCCAAGGCGGTCTCGCTCTGCCGGTTGCGCACCGCGAGGAAGCCGAGCTCGTTGTAGGGGAGCGCGTTCTTCCGGTCGAGGCGCACCGAGGCGTAGAGCGCGTCGGCCGCCGCATCGTCGGCGCCCGCGTCGGCTAGGCGGAGGGCCCGCCGGTAGTAGGCGTCGCTCATGGACGGCGCCAGCGCCGGCCTGAGCCCGGGCTTGAGCCGGACCGCGGCCTCGAAGTCCGCGATGGCTCCCTCGTGGTCGCCCAGCTTGTATCGGGAGGTGCAGCGGTTGGCCAGGGCACTGGCGTCTTCGGGACGGCGCTTGAGGGCCGCGTCGAAGGCCGCGGCGGCCTCCTGGTAGCGGCCCTGGGTCAAGAGGGCCACGCCGCGGCTGGCCTCGTCCTCGCAACGGGCCGGAGCGGCGGCGAGGGACAGGGCGGCTGACAGGACTGCGATGGATCGAAGAATCAAAATCGTGGCGCGGGGTGGAATCGAACCACCGACCTATCGCTTATGAAACGACCGCTCTAACCCCTGAGCTACCGCGCCTAGCGGCGGCCATTATATCAAAAACCGTTTATTGTTTGCATTTACAGATAATTTGATATCATTATGTCCAGTCCATCAAAGGAGAATCCGACCCATGGCAGCCAAGAAAAAAATCACCGTCCTGATCGCTGACGACCAGACCCTTTTCCGAGAGGGCATAAAGGACCTGCTCGATGGCGAGAAGGCGCTGCAGGTGGTGGGCGAGGCGGCCGACGGGGTCGAGGCCCTGCGCATGGTCAAGAAGCTCAAGCCCAACGTGATCCTGCTCGACATCAAGCTGCCCCACATGGACGGCATCGAGGCCACGCGCCAGATCCATCGCGACTGCCCGGACACCAACGTCCTCATCCTGTCCTCCTATGAGGACGAGTCCCACGTGATGGAGGCCATCCAGGCTGGCGCCAACGGCTACCTCTCCAAGATGCTGCCGGCCGTGGAGTTGGTCAACGCGCTGAAGGCCTTCGCCAACGAGGGTGTGATGATCCCTCAGCCGGTGATGACCAAGCTCATCGAGGGTCTGCGCTCGATGGGCGGCGCCTCGGCCGAGGCCTCCTTGGTGGCCCTGACCAAGACCGAGATCAAGGTGCTGGCCCTGCTGGGCCGCGGCCATTCCAACAAGGAGATCGCGGCCCACCTCGAG belongs to Elusimicrobiota bacterium and includes:
- a CDS encoding SAM-dependent methyltransferase; its protein translation is MGTLERAKTASHPCPPPSAEGKGLRTFRDFCETALYHPERGFYSRRRPAEHFYTAPELHPAFGWALSRALARWLDGLRSRSVPPPYTVVEMGSGAGLLAHQLREGLRRERPDLEAELCWVLVERSRARLLESLAGFEDMPGRVLGCERLNEAPVFRGVFLSNELVDALPFHVLEKRRGRVQELYTDGSGAAVLGALSTRALEPHAQALAASLEEGQRHAVCLEARPWLGQVAQRMECGYLATIDYGKRFGPGDVNAPRSYRRHTIDDRILADPGTRDLTAPVDFSALITEGEKLGLACASFTSMARFLLDCGLLDWLPAGSDAATVTERARLKTLVHPEGMGEAFKVLVQTKRVCSC
- a CDS encoding tetratricopeptide repeat protein, yielding MILRSIAVLSAALSLAAAPARCEDEASRGVALLTQGRYQEAAAAFDAALKRRPEDASALANRCTSRYKLGDHEGAIADFEAAVRLKPGLRPALAPSMSDAYYRRALRLADAGADDAAADALYASVRLDRKNALPYNELGFLAVRNRQSETALDYLGRALKLAPDLAPAYANRAAALLALHRAAEAFADMDRAILLNPKNGAFFALRARVSLALRRRRQAGQDATRAVELEPAQAAGLKDLLPADK
- a CDS encoding response regulator transcription factor, whose amino-acid sequence is MAAKKKITVLIADDQTLFREGIKDLLDGEKALQVVGEAADGVEALRMVKKLKPNVILLDIKLPHMDGIEATRQIHRDCPDTNVLILSSYEDESHVMEAIQAGANGYLSKMLPAVELVNALKAFANEGVMIPQPVMTKLIEGLRSMGGASAEASLVALTKTEIKVLALLGRGHSNKEIAAHLECSVKTVKNHLNSVFQKLSVSNRTEAVVKGIDLGLISPEKND